The stretch of DNA TGTGAGGCCAGTTCTCTGTGAGGCCAGATCTCTGTGAGGCCAGATCTCTGTGAGGCCAGATCTCTGTGAGGCCAGATCTCTGTGAGGCCAGATCTCTGTGAGGCCAGTTCTCTGTGAGGCCAGTTCTCTGTGAGGCCAGTTCTCTGTGAGCCTGTCACTCCCCGTTCTCACGCGAACACGTCTGGGTCACGCAGCCTAAGCCCATGAGGTGCAATGtgggaaataaaaaatatataaaatgggATTGCCCGGGAAGATTAGTCTGCCAACGGCACAGACTCCCCAACTGATCTGGATTGAACGGTAACATAATCCTGGTTACAGAAAATGGTCCAAATGCAAATTAGTGTTAATTCATTCGGTCAATCCCTAATTAAGAATCATTAATTCTACTCCATCTTTGATGAGTCAGTGTTTCTGCAGTGAAGTACAGTGCTAGACATGGAAACAATTCATCTTTTTTCCCAATGTTGATACAACTactatgtgtgttttaatgtatgCTGATAGTATTATCAGCATACATTAATCTTTTCACATTTCTGTGCAATCATAACAATGTAcccaatatataatatatttccCAGTGACTTAAGGCAACAAACTCACTAAATCAGTTGAAGTGGTTCGTCTCTAAGGAGGCATGGATTCAAAGCTACAAtcctctgggtttttttttttaacccactCAACTATTGTCTTAGCACTGTCAGGGGTCAGTGTTCCAGAACCCTCTGGCAGTTGTTGTGTTCAGGATTTTCACAAGAACTGGGTTTGGCTACCTACTGATAAGATACCTTGGGGCTCTATACCTTTTATTCAATAATCAAGTCAGAGAAGAAGTAAAAAGCAAAGCGCAACAGGTGGCAAAACAATATAATTGAAGAAAGACCATGACTAGGCTTCCAGTCATTATTGCCAACGCCCTCGGAAACTGCAAGCCCCGGTTTCAAGGGGCTATTTGCTGGCAGTGTAATTAAAGATCTTCCGACACAACCACTCCATTTGCGGGCGGACGACTCTTCAGAGGAAACAGAAAATATCCCGAACTCTTCTCCAGGGAATATGTAGCTACTGACTTTCGAACTTAGTTTAACTTCTGCACACATCTGACCTGGGACTATGGGCCCCCATGTGAGAGTAATATTTAGTGTGTTAAAATCAAGACAGAGACGAACCCGTGACCAGCACGATGGCTGTGTCCAAGGACACGTTGGTCCAGCAATTCATCCGTCTCGCTCTCCTGGATGGAAACCAGTTGGTTCCATACGAGCAGAACAGTATCGATAGTTTCATTGCAGTTTCTTGATCGAATTGTCAATAATGGCAGTATACTCCTTGTTTACACTCAGGAGCAAAACAGGTCACCAACGCGTATACCCCCAGACTTTGGTCGTGATACTTATCAAGAAACTCTTCTGCAGACTTACAAATTCCCTCATGTGACTCATATATtagacaagacaaaacaaacaagctagCGACCACACAAAGTAAACCATCTCAGGATATAGCCTGGTGTCATTGCAGTGAGAACAAATCTTCAGAGGCAGCTAACATAATCATAGTTAATGTAATGCCATTTATCTGGCTCTGCACTTTATCAAGAAAGTTAATATGAACATTGTCTTCAGACTGTTAGTAACATTGGCTGCTAACTTGCTCGGCAAGCAAACGTTGTGCTGTTGATATACACCACCTCTATCCAGAGCGCGAGCTAACAGGAATAATAAAGTAAGCTAAGTAAAGTAAGATAAGCCAACTATGTTGTACAATCCAACCCAAATTGACTAACTTAGCTACGGACTTTGTACAGCTTTCAAAGCAAAATGCCTAACTTGATGAACATGAAATTACTGCCACAAATCAAAACTAACTAAAGGTACCGACAATAACAGCTTAATAGAGCACTGTAACCTGTGGAGATCAGGTTAGCAGACCCTCTTCTTAAACGTAACGTTAATGTTACAAACAACCGAAGAACACTTGCGATAGGATGACTTAGTGAACTCTGACTAATGAAAACAAACCACAGGGTATACTTGACAAGACAAGCATACAATGGAACATATGGACCATATCTGCTGATGGAGCTTTACAGTAAAGTATAAAGTCGTTAATTGTTTTCTAACATGTCCAAAAAGTCAAATGCgtttaacgttggctaactcaCGTATCATAGCTAGCTGGAtagcaagcaagcaaacaaacttACCTCGTCGCTGACCGCGTAGCCTCGGGTAACACTGGTTGCTCgcgttgacattttcagagttTCTCAAGAGGGGAATGGGCTCAGAAATCCGCTCAAATATTAATACACATCGGTCATTACTGTCCGTTCCGTTTGTGTAAAACAGTTTTTCTTCCAGAAATTAAAAGGTCGTATGGCCCATTGGAGATCCCTGGATACGTGTCGTTTTTGCTAGCTTTTGCTAGCAGTCTGGCTAAAGTTTTCAACCGTCAGTGGAAAAAGTCATGGCTTGTAAGCTAGGTGGCTAGTAAGTTTAAAAACTCACTCCCAAACTTTAAAATTCAAGCTTACTTCGCAAGCTTTACATTTCCTAGTAGCTAACTCACAAAGAGATAATCCGCGTAAAACTAACTTTGCAAAATGTGTCTATCTGTTTCCCGAGAACCCCTTTACTCCCAGACAAAACGAGATGATAGAAGAGGGCTCTGGTTTTGCGACAACACCGCTTCAGCAATGCAGCCTGTCAATGACTAGAAAAACCCAAGCACACACGACAGCGAAGCTTGTTCTCACAAATCAGAATGGCAAATCGAGCCCGGGGTCTCTAAGGCCAGGTAGAGGTACAATCAGGACTATCTTAGAACTACGAGACGTACTATAATGTTCATAAATGAATAGAAGCAAAAACACCAAAAGCGTCCCCCGACCGCTGGCACAATTGGTACATATGTAAAATACCTTAAGATAGTGGTAGCGACAGTAGTTTGCTTGACATAAGCGTAGCTAGGCAAAAAACAACAGCTTTGTTTATCTCAGTCACAAACAGTCATTTGTGCGTTATCACGGCACAACCTTGGTAGTCCGTCAGCGTCTAAGAGTTtataaacaagaacaacaacatctGACGGAGAGCTACACCGTCCAACGTCAACTGAGAGATGTATATGTCAACTAACTCCGAAAGGTTGCCGATTTGAAGCGGTTTACCGTTTGTGGAAATAGGTTTGAGGCTTGTGCTAATTCATGGTATTTACAAGTTCCTTCGCGATCAAACGTCTGATTTCGTGCCCTTGATCCCTGGTGATATGTATCCCCGAATCTGCGAGTCTGTGGGCGCGGGCAAGAGTTGGTGCAGCGCCCGTACGCCGACACCGTCTGACAGCTGATTCAGGGCTCTGCGTTGTGTACGTAGCTTGGTTTGTCAGCGATCTGCGCAATCCCACGCATATGCGAGGCCTCTTTACCTGGGCGTTAGTGCAGACAGCTGAAATATTTGATAGGTGGGGCTTTGACACAACCAAACCAGTTCAGTTAGCTCAAACATCAGCCTAAGAAAACATGAACATTATCACCGGCCTATTTAATAAGTAGCCTACTGCACACAGTGGCGGATGTAAGTACGGGCAGATTGGGACATGTTGCCGGGGGTGGCACGGGGAtcagcacaccccccccccaataataaaaaaaaaaactacatacATGCATTCTGAATGGTGACAATTGTGCGTTCTGTTTTCTATCGGTAATTTACACGCCACATCAATGATAACATTTCACCGTCTGGGTCAATGTCGGATTGGGTGCCCTGATTCTCGGTTGACCTGGCAGGCAACTGTCCAGGAATGTATCTCACTCAGATGAACGAGAGGGCGGCGGGGGTAGGTTGACCTCAGGTCTCCTCACTGAAGCCCGAGTTTAATCCCCAGTAGGCGGAGCAGGGCAATCTATCAAAAAGCGCAAAACACCTGTAACTTTGGACAGTAGGCTACTAATGCAATTAGTACAATCATTCACACTACGAAATTGAACCAAATACACcacaatttgtttgtgtgtgtttttgttagcaTAGGCCTAATTCTATTCTCTtctttatctatatttatatataatttgtattttctttttggtAGGTCTATTTATGACTCTATATTTCTATAATTTTAAATgttatgattatttatttatgtcgtTCCAAACGTCTTAATAAAAAGTACAGTCAGTGCAGAATGGTGCTCTTTTGTTTGACCAGGCCTTTAGAATGAATGTCTAAGACTTTAATATCCTACTTAGAGTTTATACGAGTGAAAATAAATGGAAAAGTGGTCAAATGTCACGTTTAAAGAGTGTTATTATGTACCTCAGGTTTGTTTGCAAATTGACCTACTTACGTATTATTCTCCAGTATGGTTAACAATGTTGTGCCGAATCAACTACAAAACGGTGTGCACATCCAATCCAAGAAAGGGCCAGAGATAAAGGAACAGAGACAAAGGTAAACTAGTAAAAAGAAAGATTAATGTCCACACTGTTTTTTTGCTTACAAAGCTACTTCATTTGAAACTTTCAACACTTCGGTCTTCATCAGGTTAACATCCCCATGACAGAGGTCCAGTTTGAATTAGAGCAGAGACTGATAGTGATATCCTTATGTCCTTGTGAAGTCATGTGATCAGAGGAAACATGAATGACCGATAAAACAAAAAGTTAGAGAGTTGGTTGTGATCCTGAAGATAATATTGAACAAAATCGGCCATAAAGACACATGCATTACCTACATAACAGTGCATGaagttgtgtgtttacatgggCAATGTGACAGGCGAAACATAGTGGTCGCCTGTCATATCCAGCATATGTGTTGCGCTAGTATCATATTTCAAATGCAACACAGTTTCCATGAAGCAGTCATGGAGGAGATTCTTGCTAGGGTACATTCAGACTTAGGCAGTGTCTTTTTGTGCATTGACATGCTGAGCACAGTCATCTTCTTGGTGTGCTGCAGTGATGCCCTGCAGCTTCCATCCTACTGTAGCATTCACTCTGATCAACACCCTCGGAGTACCTCCTTTTCATCTAGGCCCCCCAGAGGCCCCCACAGAGCAAGCAAACAAGTCAGACTACGAGGAATGATAGACAGTAGCCTCAAAATGTTGGGGCTCACCTCCTGCATAGCATATGATAATACAGTGGACCTACCCGGATTTGGTCTGGACCCAGCATGGGTCTGCAGCTGGTCTGGTGTGAGTTCTAGAGGAGTCGGACGGATCTTGGATGGACTGTAGATTCGGGCCAGAAATGACGAATGATGAAGACGCGTAAGTACAACTAAGTAGGTCTACAGGACTCAGATCTCTAAAGGAGAGATATTTATATCACAGCACCACTGCAGCATTTCCATCTGAAGCAAGCTGGctggataaataaatatatcGTTCGCTGACCACAGCTGTTCTTGAGGAATTTCTAGATAAAGCATACTGACAGAGATACTGTGCTATTGTCCTCATGTTATAGACTAATGTTGGTCATTATAATAGGTACTGTGCTATTGTCCTCATGTTATAGACTAATGTTGGTCATTATAATAGGTACATCTACAAATTAGTGAGAAATAGATGTGTGGTTCCTGTGGTTCCACAAGAATGTCCTTGATATCAATCATAACATCATCTCGGTATGTGCATCACTGTGGCAAAACTCTGTCATGAGCCTCGACTATATGTAGTCTGTAACACACTTGTCGTCTTAATGTTCAGTGTATTTCTCTTTCCGTTTTAAGTTTTATCTCAAATTGTGACACATGCTTATACAGTCTTTATGTGCGTGCTGGGATTGTCAGTGTTCACTTGCagttaaatgaaaaaaattcTGACGGGAACTGGCTTCTGTATAAATCCAGTCGAGGTTTTGCTGCCACCTATTGGCACTATTTAGCAGTTCGATCACTATTGTACAAAGAATCTAGCAATGTCAGTGTGAATGATTTTGCTTGCTGAAGATTAAATTTCGTGATTGTGAGTCTGTTATGGACACCATAAACAAAGCAGAGTCTTATTCCTCTACAATATTGTCTTTACAACAACAATCGAATTAAAAAATAATTGCTAGCATACCAGAAAATATGGCCTGTGTTTTTATCCGTGAGCTTGGTAAATTGTTATTAAATTCATGCCAAGCATCTCTCTGAAAATGAAGATAACCTATCTGAATGAAAGATCTCATAGGAATGCAAGAACTCTTAGTAATATGTAATCATCCCTATTTAAGTAAAAATGTGACTCAATAAACCCAGCCTTGGATATCCTAGAGACATCTGGCAGGTCTATGTTGTTTTATGTTTCGTTTTTGTTGTCCAAATTTGAGTTGTGCAGCTATATAATTTGAATGTACTATAAACATTGTTTtcgtaaaaaaaaagcatttcactCGGTCAGCAACCAACCATGGATGACCATCGTCTAATGTGAGGGTCTGCTTTTTGAGAACTGACATATGACATGACGTCAGTCCATTCATAAATGACACCGATGGTGGGATGTTTAGGGGtggtggaccccccccccccccccttaaacacacacagacacacacacccatgaggTTTATGTTGTTTCTCCAAGAGtttatataatttaatttttttaggGACGTATGTCTACATGTGTTCAATTCACTCAACTGCCACAATTCCAAGACAAACCACTGTCCATCTATACTGGCCCTTCCAACACGCGGGGTGTAGTCTCTCTTGCATTTATAGCCTATGTTGAACATCACTTGGGTCACATGacctgtgtgtcagtgggctATGAACCGTGCTAAAATTGCCTCTAAAAATAGGTTGGCATTAGCTACTCTGCACGCCTACTATAGGCTTGCCAACCAGACAACTGAGGCATTTATGGAGAAATTaccaaattaattaatttagtaTACGTGGCACAAGCTGTAGGCTATTTATGTGATATTTGTGTGCAGGGTAAGGTACCACACAGGCTCGTCAAATGATGTGTACGGCACTTGTCACCCATTCTTCGTATCTTCCGCTGGCTTCTATTATACTCTGCACACGTGCTCCATTCGAAACTTAATTTGCTGGCTCACTTCATCGCATTTTGATCGCCATTGGTTTGGGATGATGTCATCCACTGTACAAACTCCACCTTCATTTAGCCCCCTCCCCCTACcgcttctctctcacacgcaatTCATACACAAGCGCACATTGACACGCGCTGGTGCCGACATTGTGGGAGCTTGACCATTTTATCGATCGGGGGGCCAAGGTGTTCGCTTTATTTTGTTTGGTTTGCAGGAATAAGGCTCCCACTTGTCGTGTATTCCTGGACCGGTGTAAACAACGATGACGCGAAAACACAGGGAATGGATCTCTTACATATAGCCCTGTTCTATTCATACTGGCAGAATGTAAGAATACACAGCATACAAATGCTTCCCGCAGCAATTGTGCGGAATCGTCGCCGCTAAACGCCAGCATCGGAATAAACAAATAGCATGACGATACAACGGAAATACCTTTTATAACGTAAGTATTTTTCTTTAATTCTGACTTTAAATTAGCCATTGTTAGTTTATCAGAATGCAATAGGCTCTACATGATGGATCGagcaacatgttttttttattttgctataCAGGGTTGTTCTTTTACGATGGTCTGGCACGATGTGTCACCAATTCCCTGAAGCGCACACACGCGCCATTGCGCTTATTGTAGGCCTGGATCATCACAATCTATAGTTCCGATTTTTTGTCTGTTTCCATAGAGAATGGAGGCTATTTAGCTTGGTTACTGTGTGATGGTGTCTCTCTCAGCGGCGACAGATTTGAATGTATCttcattattttttaaagacaaTGGCTGGCATTATCTATTCCACTGTAAGCCGTAGTAGGTTACTTCAACCCCTAGAAACCTCTTGGGTAAAATTCTCTGCAGCGCAAATATGATCTATTATTTATTCGTACAAACCATTGGGATGATAGTGATATGACAGGCTTTCACAGTCCCTCGTGCAGACGGGCCAAGCTCTGCCAACGCGCTGGGCCATAGAGCTTGACAGCGTGACTTGGGAAAACAACATATTTTTGTCAACTGACAACTGACGTGCGAACAAGCAAGCAGACAAAGAGCGATCTTTCTACTTCAGCAGTTTCACCCCGACTCTGCATGTCCCATTTGGTGTCCTGCGTGTTGGCCATTCATATTAAATCAGCACTAACCAATCCAGTCCTGCCGTTTTCGCTCTCGGCATGAACCTGACCGGGTGTGATGATTAAAAAATCGAATTCAATCCTGTGGCtcgaaaacaaacacatgacgAAAGGACTATGATTCATCCGGTTCTGAATAAACACTGATACTGTCTTGAGATTAGACTGGGATGTGGCGCTCTTCGTAATGCCCAGGGTGCTACAGGTCGTGGTCCAGGAGTTAGGTGTTAGGCCTACCTGTTTTGACTGGAACTATACAGACCGTTTTGAACACTGCATTGAGTTGCTTGTTTCTGAGCGCAATGTTACGTTTTAGGCTAGTTTTCATGCGTCATTATTTGGCATAGACCCAGGGACGGCTTTTTAACTTTGTTTAAGGCAAGGTGAATGTCTTCGGCTCCTGGATGGTGTACAAGGGCCCAAAATGACGCGTCAATAACGCAGGTGAAAAATATCAGCGGGAAGAACATTTTGTTTTAACAGTTTAGTAAATGCATAGATCACAAGTATATGACAACGATGTCCTTTACGTCCCTCATATACATATGAACATGGTTTTGAATTGCCTGAGACGTAGGCTACTGGGAAATACTGAGCTGAATTTGGGCCTTAAAATGGCATTGGGTAAGGCAATGTTGAAACTGAAGtcttcacatagacacactcctTTAGACTTTGCGCAGCTCACTGGTCGAGGGGTAATTTTAGTAGGCTAGTGCTAAGATCAAAGAGGCAGTCATGATTAAGGCTCAGCGAGATGAGAGGCGACTGCTGCTTATTTGCCGCCAGTGACACACACCGACCGAGAGTGGGACCATGCACGTAATCATGTGTGACGGTGCGCGAAATAATTTCAGGGTGTTATGattccaccttttttttttttttaacttaggGGCTTTCTCTTTGATTATtgaaaataattttaaaaagcGTTGTTGCATCCTAGATTTTAAGGACCAAGAAAAGCAGCGTCTAGTTGGCGCCCAGAGAGCAAAGCGGTGGATTTATTTGAATGCTGACGAACAGCATTCCACCTCTTTGCGAATGAACGGACaccaagaagaggaaaagagccCGACTGCTGCTTCAGTCTATTCTGACGTAGctgaatgaggagagagaatgtataAGTGTTCCAGACAGAGTGTTAAACGGCCTTCTGAGATGAGCATCCTTCAGCTAGTTCTTCAACAGGGATTAGCAAAATTCTATATTCTACCATTCTATATTCAGAACGACTAAATATCAGACAGCCAAGTCATCGCTGCTTCCTGCAAGCATACTACTGAACCACCGAGACAAACACAGTCCAAATGCACAACACTATCCATCCATAAACCATTGCTGATttctctgggcctctcctgtGTGGCTCCATGTGCTAGTCTCCTGGGCTGGCTGTCTCTGCCCTGTCTCTGAGTCTGGCCAAGTACTCATGGTtgggctgtctgtctctgccctgTCTGTCAGGCTGGTCCAGTAGCCATAGTtgggctgtctgtctctgaggctGGCCCAGTACTCATAGttgggctgtctgtctgccctgtATCTGAGGCTGGCCCAGTACTCATAGttgggctgtctgtctgccctgtATCTGAGGCTGGCACAGTAGTGTTggctgggggagagggggttgtGCTGATGAAATGAAGGGATGATACTAATAGTCATAGGCGGATGGGGTCCTCTGCTGATGCAGGCGTCTGCCTACACTGTGATGGACTTGGGTGTGTTTATGGGATGGACGAAACCATTACtactgtgtttgtgattgtatgtctgtgtgtgtgtgagagagagaaagagagagtgtgtgtttgtgtgtatgagtgagagtgtgtataaaGGGAGTATAAAGTGGGTGAGTATAAATGTGTAATTGtaaaacaggaaatgagtgtgtgacagaccatgtgtgtgtgtgcatttgtgtgtgagagagagagagagagagaaagatcttGCTGATGAAGTGTTTGTAGTGTGAAACACTGTGATGGGAGTGATGTTGATTTGCACCATGACAAATCTGGGTCATtgtaaccccccacccccctctgcctAGGCGACACAGGCCAGCCCGCTAACCAGTCAGGATGAAGACACCAACACCAGCCCCAGTGCGTGGATGTATGCATGCACTCACAAGAGCATGGCGTGCTGCTGTTgttggcgctgtgtgtgtgtgtgagagagaaagagtatgggTGTCTCTTTTGCATGCACCCCTGTTGAAGACTCCTATCCAAAGATGTCTCTCTGCTTTGTTGCTGCTCTTTGCTCCCTAAGACACTACCTCTTGTTTCCTGCCCATGCCTTTGAGTGTTGAGGATTAGGCTACACTTAATAATCACAGTCAGAAGAGCTTTGAAAGCATCAGGACTTTTCCCATTCTcactcctctttccccctcacctctcccgATGGTTCCCTTATCcggaatgactgtgtgtgtatgtgtgtgtgtgtgtgtgtgtgtgtgttttatgatgtATGGatgatgtcccccccccccctattgaTGCTAGAAGGCTGAGGGCACTACTTCTTCACTTGGAAGAGGCTGCCAAAATAACATCTGATGCTGGATCGGATCTGCCCCAATCTGGCCCTAATCTAACCCCTGATCTGGCACTGCATGGACTGGCACCAGATCAGAGCCATATCTGTGCCAAACCAGGGCCACATTGGTGCCAGATCAGGACCATATCTGTGCTAAACCAGGGCCACATTGGTGCCAGATCAGGACCATATCTGTGCTAAACCAGGGCCACATTGGTGCCAGATCAGGACCATATCtgtgccagatcagagccagagtcAGCAACTATTGGCTTTCAGTTTTGTTGTGATCAGAGCAGAGTCGTTTTGTTTCCTGATGAAGTGCCaggtgtggcagtgtgtgtgttgtgtgtgtgtgttgtgtgtgcagtgtgtgtgttgtgtgtgtactgtgcgtGTACTCTCCCATGTAACCCCAGTAACGCCCCTCTGGTGTGACATTAACAGGAGGGTTGTGGATGACTAACAGAAGTCTGCTTCTGTGCTTTGTTCATCACAATGTGTTAATAACGTGTGtattaataatgtgtgtgttaataatgtgtgtattaataatgtgtgtgttaataatgtgtgtattaataatgtgtgtgtggtgactaaTGGACTAAAGATGTTTAACCCTGTCTAACCCTTAAATGTGATGTGGATCTAccatgtgtttttgtatctCTTGGTAATACATCATAATGGATCAAGGCACAGTATGTGATTCTAActgacatttttcttttctgtttctctttctctttctctctctgcaccttTCGTAAACCCACACaaatattctttctttctcttcctctctctttctctctcacacacacacacacgcacacatactctctctctctctctctctcactctcactctctcacacactctcacacactctcacacactctcacacacacacacacacacacacacacacacacacacacacacactcacagctctgCCTAGCCCCAGATGCCTCCGCTGCCTCTTGACGAGCGGATAGTGGTTATTCAGCGCCCCAAAAGTTTGGCCCTTTGCGTGGCCTCCCCCCAAACCGCCCCCTCTCAACACAGCAGCAACACCCCCAGGTACAATCCCCAATCCCAACACCCCCTACCCCAGGCCCGCATCCACCCGCACCCCCCCAGTGCCGGCGGTGCTTCTCTGGAATGCAAGCGCCGGTCCCGCTCACAGAAAGTCCGCGGAGAGCGAGGGGCAGGCTTGGAGAACAGCAGCGGAGGCGTCGACCGAGTGCTTAGCCATTGCCATAGCAACGGAACGGTCACGCTCGGGCCGAGaccccacaagcacacacataccatcGACATCCGCCTGACGTTGGACAAAGGAGGAAGAAGCGGCAGCGGCGGCAACTCCACGGATAAGGGCCGCGGCAGTAGTCCCACGCGTGGAGGGAGCGTCCGAAACAGCCGAGGAAGGAAGGTCTCATTGCACGTCGACCCTGTCCAGGCCGAGCGGAGGAGTGGTGGGGGTGGCGGCAGCTCCCTCGGGAAAGGGAGCGCTGTCCAGAACTTCCACCAGAaccagctgtctgtctccccgGGAGGGGATCTAGAGTTCGTCCCAGCGCAGCGGCAGCAGTCCAAGCCCAGGAAGGAGCGTGAAGCACACGTCACCAGCAACGGCTACTCCGCCTCCGGTTCCCGCGGCGACCGTGCCCCGATCTCCAACGGCAACAAGGAGAACACCAAACTGGGCCCGGTGCATCAGACGCCCAACCCCCACAGCCTGCCCCGCCACCATGGCTCGACCCCGGCTCCCCATGCCTCGCTCCTAAACTCCCactacccccctcctcctcctcctcacgcccagcccctcctcccctcctcctatTCCTCCGCTCACTCCCGCgacacccccgcccccaccacctccttcccccagccccagccccggCCCACCCGCTCCCGggaccaccaccagcaccaccagcaccaccagcaccGCTTCCCTCCTTCGCTCCAGCTTCACGGCTTCCCAGcgctctcccccaccccctcctccagaGAAGGCTTCCCCAGCCCCGACCACACCTGCACCATCGACCTCTCACACCCCTTCAGCTGCGGCTGCTGGAGGCTAGTGCGCTGCAGGGGCAGCCGAGGTCACGGTCACGGTCACGGGCACGGTCACGGTCACGGCCAAGGCCACGGGCACGGCCACTCCACCGGCAGCCCGTCCTCATCCTTCTCCAGACCCCACGGCCCAGGAGGATCGGCGGGCACAGCCCACGGCGGCGCTGCCAACATGGGGTTGAGGACGCTGGGCGGCTGCCTGTCCACGGCCTCCACCACCAACACGTCCTCGTCCAACAGCACGGTGTCAGAGTGCCGCGCAGGTTTGCTACGCCCGCTTGGTGGCTGCGCGTCCTGCTCCAGTGAGACGGCCGGCGGCTACGAGAGCCCCGCTGCCTTCCGCAAGAAGCTAGT from Clupea harengus chromosome 8, Ch_v2.0.2, whole genome shotgun sequence encodes:
- the si:dkey-175m17.7 gene encoding uncharacterized protein si:dkey-175m17.7, with amino-acid sequence MPPLPLDERIVVIQRPKSLALCVASPQTAPSQHSSNTPRYNPQSQHPLPQARIHPHPPSAGGASLECKRRSRSQKVRGERGAGLENSSGGVDRVLSHCHSNGTVTLGPRPHKHTHTIDIRLTLDKGGRSGSGGNSTDKGRGSSPTRGGSVRNSRGRKVSLHVDPVQAERRSGGGGGSSLGKGSAVQNFHQNQLSVSPGGDLEFVPAQRQQSKPRKEREAHVTSNGYSASGSRGDRAPISNGNKENTKLGPVHQTPNPHSLPRHHGSTPAPHASLLNSHYPPPPPPHAQPLLPSSYSSAHSRDTPAPTTSFPQPQPRPTRSRDHHQHHQHHQHRFPPSLQLHGFPALSPTPSSREGFPSPDHTCTIDLSHPFSCGCWRLVRCRGSRGHGHGHGHGHGHGQGHGHGHSTGSPSSSFSRPHGPGGSAGTAHGGAANMGLRTLGGCLSTASTTNTSSSNSTVSECRAGLLRPLGGCASCSSETAGGYESPAAFRKKLVGGCLPCTPLSSAPLRALQSCVSGCNPKASQTASSTCSYCSSDPIVVTFNPHRGKQQPPLHGSGRGGYAAGSHDDDDYSVRTIWPEELAKKMTRSKAQGNHQHMGPGSMGHEQNGSHGNNPVILDCRNLLEFTRSQLTDHAGRRRLQQSKSAVLDFIGSGGAGSRDSGRDSLKRLWTTGDANGLDDEIIPRSPSPRPPSSAPQSPPSFSPPPSAQGTLIKPKPRQRDREGGHSLPSAQSLHLVLNSLNQEQDEENGRVHLTLPLSSSLPASLSDETLMTPDVENAVISPILPFLFLGNERDAQDLDLLLRVNISYVVNITTHLPLYHLDTGLVRYKRLPATDNSKQNLRQYFEEVFEFIEEAHQSGRGVLVHCQAGVSRSATIVIAYLMKHTLMTMTDAYKYVRGRRPVVSPNLNFMGQLLEFERDLNSGVTPRILTPKLTGLETQV